TCGAAGTCGCCGGTGCTCACCCTGTCGGCCATTGCCGACAGGCGACGCAGAGGCCGGATGACGACCGCCCAGAGGAGCAGATTGAGGATCAGCATGATCAACAGGAAGATCCCGACCAGCGAGACGAGCAGCGTGCGAAACGCCAACCGGGCCGTCGCCATCGGGACCGACGTCGGCACCGAGACGATCTGCGCGCCGATCACCTCGTTGAGCTTCCAGCCGAAGCCGGCGTTGGGGCCGTACATCCGAACGACGGAGGCGGGCGAGGTTTCGGGACTGGTATGGCAGGAGAGGCAGGCCGGGTCGGTGATCCGGATCGGGCGTCCAAGGTAGAGCGAGCGCCCGAGGGCGCCGTCGCGCTGGCCGACGATCTCCTTCAATTCGGCGTTGTCTCGAAAGGCATGGATCACGTCAGCCTCCCAATCGACCGCGCGGTCGCGCGGGTTGGTGGGGTTGAGCGTCGCCTCCTTGTAGGAGTATTCGGGATGGCTCTCGCGAACGTAGTTGAAGATCTCGGTCGCCGAATAGGCCGGGACCGACTGCGGGATGAAGTTCTCTGCCAGCATCGGCTTGAGCAGCGGACTGATCTGCTTGCTCGTGTAGGTGCGGGTCGCCAGAGCCGTCTGCATCAGGATCCCGGCGTTCTCCAGAACCTGTTGCTGAGCGTTTCTCTCCATCGCGCTGCGCGCGAAAAACGTGGCCGGAACAAGCGCCGCCGTGAACACCGCGAGCAGGATGAGATTGAACTTCGCGAACAGAGACATCGCACGGCCCCCAATTGGTAGTGGCCCGCCATTCTAGCCGCGAACGGCCGGGGCCCCAAGCCCGCCCGATCGGTAGCCAAGCGAGGCACGGCCGAACCTGATTTCCCCAGATTCAGAGGGCAGATCCGGCACCCTTTGCGCCGAGAGTTCGCACTTCCGAAGGGCGCCTGACCTGCCCCGCACGGGTGCTGGCCGCGACCCTGCCTCACTTCGTCCAGCGTCTACGTCACGCGTGCTTTCGACCCCGCCTTCCTCTTCGCCCGCGGTTTCGAGGAGGACGTCCCGGCGAGCTGTTCTGCGATCGTGCCCTGAGCAGGCAGGATGTCGTCTTTCGTTGCCGGATCCCGATTCCAGGGGCATGAATCTCCCCATGCGCTCGACTCGACCCGACGCTGCCGCCCCCCGTCTCGGCCGCCTCGCGGTGCTCGCCGCGTTCACACTGCTCTGCGTGCTGGCGCTCGCTGGCGCGGCGCCGGCCCGCGCGCAGTTGTCGCCCCTCGGCGGGCAGTTCCAGGTCAACAGCTACACGACGGGCATTCAGTACCATCCGGCGGTCGCTGCGGACAGCGCGGGCAACTTCGTGATCGTCTGGACGAGTTTCGGCTCGACCGGGACGGACTCGAGCAACGCGAGCGTCCATGCGCGGCGCTGGGCCGCCGACGGTACCGCACTCGGCGGACAGATCCAGGTCAACACCTACACCACGAGCACCCAGCGTTTTCCAGCGCTCGCCGCCGCCAGCGACGGCGCTTTCGTCGTCGTCTGGTCGAGCCTCGGTTCGAGCGGGACGGACACGAGCGACGCCAGCATCCAGGCGCAGCGCTATCTTTCCAACGGCATCGCCACCGGCGCCCAAGCCCAGGTCAACAGCTTCACGACGCTCGAGCAGGAGTTCCCGGCGGTGGCCGCGGACAGCGCGGGGAACTACGTCGTCGCCTGGGAGAGCACCGGATCGACCGGCACGGACACGAGCGGCACGAGCATTCAGGCGCAGCGCTTCGCCGCCAACGGTGCCGCGCTGGGCGCGCAGTTCCAGGTCAATACCTACACGACAGGCGGGCAGCTCAATCCGCAGGTAGCCGTGGACGACGCCGGCAACTTCGTCGTCGTCTGGAACAGCTACGGCTCGGTCGGCACGGACGGCGACAGCGCGAGCATCCAGGGGCGTCTCTACGCTGCCAACGGCTCGGCGCTCGGCGGGCAGTTCCAGGTCAACAGCTATACGACGAGCGGACAGCGCTACCCGGCGGCGGCAGCGGACGGCGAGGGCAACTTCGTCGTCGCCTGGGACAGCTTCGGCTCGAGCGGCTCGGACACCAGCAGCTTCAGCATCCAGGCGCAACGCTATGCCGCCGACGGAGCCGCGCTCGGCGCGCAGTTCCAGGTCAATACCTACACGACGAGTGCCCAGCGCTATCCGTCGTTGGCTGCGGATAGCACGGGCAACTTCGTCGTCGTCTGGCAGAGCCTGGGCTCGGGTGGCACCGATTCGGACGATGCGAGCATCCACGGACGGCGCTTCGCCGCGAGCGGCCTTCCAGTGGGAGGCGAAGCGCAGGTCAACAGCTTCACGACGGGCATCCAGGAGCTTCCGGTGGTGGCCTCGGCCGGCGCCGGCGACTTCGTGGTCGCGTGGACGAGCGTCGGCTCGGTCGGCACGGATTCGAGCTACTCGAGCATCCAGGCGCAGCGCTTCGGCTGCGTCTTCTGTGATGGGTTCGAAGGCGGGGACACCGACCGCTGGTAGAGGCCCTGGCTCAGGGGCGCGCGAAGACCTGAACGGGGCGTCTTGCCGCCGCCTACCGCAGGTAGCCGAGGGCACGCAGCTCGGCGTCGAGCGCGGGGTCGATCTCGACCTCGCCAGCGGCCTGGCGGCGGGCGAGGCGGGCACGCGCCTCCTTCACCCGAAGCGCGAGCGCGCGGCGGCGGGCGGGCTCGGCCTCGAGCAGGTTCCGGCGCTCGCCGGGGTCGGCCTCGAGGTCGTAGAGCGCCTCCGCGGCCTCGCCGGCCCCGGCGACCCCGCCGACCTCGCCGGTCACCTCGCGCAGCGCCCCTTCGTGCCGCAGCCACTTCCAGTTGCCGTCGCGGATCGCCACGACGTCGAACGCCGGGTGTCGGAGCCAGGCGAGCGACTCGCCCGGCGGTGCTGCGCCGCCGCCGATCACCGGCAGAAGGCTCACCCCCGGGAGCTCCGGCGGCGCCGGGATGGAGGCGAGATCGAGGAGCGTCGGAGCGATGTCGATCTGGTCGGC
The Thermoanaerobaculia bacterium DNA segment above includes these coding regions:
- a CDS encoding DUF3365 domain-containing protein, which codes for MSLFAKFNLILLAVFTAALVPATFFARSAMERNAQQQVLENAGILMQTALATRTYTSKQISPLLKPMLAENFIPQSVPAYSATEIFNYVRESHPEYSYKEATLNPTNPRDRAVDWEADVIHAFRDNAELKEIVGQRDGALGRSLYLGRPIRITDPACLSCHTSPETSPASVVRMYGPNAGFGWKLNEVIGAQIVSVPTSVPMATARLAFRTLLVSLVGIFLLIMLILNLLLWAVVIRPLRRLSAMADRVSTGDFDTPEVAIAGRDEVAVLASSFQRMRISLAKAMSMLEES